One Leptospira levettii genomic window, CTAAAAATGGCTTAGGAGTAGCGCCTCGGAATCCATAAATTGCCTGCCAGTCATCACCCACAACAGTGATAGTTTCAAACTCCATCCGTTTGATGATCTCTAATTGTTGTTCATCTGTGTCTTGGAATTCATCGATGATGAGAGATTTCCATTTTTCTTTTACGGTTCGAGAATCTTCTGTTTTTAGAAAATCTAAAAAATCTTGGATTAGGTCATCAAATTCAAAGTAATGATGATCTCGTTTCCAGTTTTGAAAGGAAGTGATGTAGTTTTCATAAATCTCTGTAGATAAGTTTCGAAGATACTTTCCATTTTGTTTGATCAGTATGGAAAATGGAATTCCACCTATCAATTCACGATTCGGTTCTAAAAATCTTTTGGTCATTTCCCATTTTTTAGAATCTGGAAGGAGTTTACATTTTGACCAATTTTTTTGGAAACGGGAATGTTTTAAAGAATCATAACAAAACGAATGAAAGGTGGAAATATGATACAAATGTGAAAGTCCTTTTTTCTCACATCGTTCTTTGAATTCTTTTGTTGCTTTTTTGGTAAATGTGACAATGAGAGTTTTTTCTGGGGGGATTGTTTGGTTTTTTTCCCTTTCCTCTAAGAGTCCAATCATGGTTGCTGTTTTGCCAGAACCTGCGCCAGCTATCACTTGTATAATGGAGTTTTTGCTGGTTATGATTTCCTTTTGTTCCAAACTCCACATAAAAACTTGAGGTAATGGATTAAGAGATTGGAACTAAAATTGATTCGGATTGATCACCTAAATATGGTTTTGTTTAAATTTTAAAGACAGCAGAGTCTTCATCTTCTTCTTCTTTCAAATCATAATAACCATAGATGAAATGGGAACTGGCACGTACTTCCATTCCATAAAAATGTTCCGAAATCCTACCTGATTTTACGACCTCAAGTTTGTATTCCTCAGCTAAAAATTTCATTTTATCCATCGAAATTTTTTCATTGATTTTGGGTCCAAATCCAGACTCAGTTTTTGACCAATCCACAATGAATAACCTACCTCCTGCTTTCATGGAACGGATGAGCCCATCCATCGCAAGTCCAGGGTTTGGGAATGTGGAAAGGGATAAGGAAGCAAAAATAATTTCGGGAACGGGGACCCATTCTGGGAGGAGAGGGTGGTCAGATTGGTCCATATAAAATGGCGTTAGTTGCTCAATGCCTTCCATGAGTTTTCTACGGAGGATGCGATCGATGATGTCTTGTTGGCATTCCGCAGCCCATATCCAAACATTCGGAAACCATTTACGGAAGTCCTGAAAGTAAAACCCAAGTCCACTCCCAAAATCAACCAAATTGGTCAGGCCCTTCCAATTGAAAAATGCATACACATCTTCTGGAGGACAAACCTCTCGTCTATGACTCGAGAGCAAATACTCTTGGTAAGTTTGGGAACGGTAGTATTCCGTTTCAGACATAATGACAAATCTTCTAGAAAAGAGGGGAAAGTACAAACGAAAAATTCAATTCGAGGGAGATAACCACCGAAAATCTAAGTATGAAGTTCTCGATTCACCTCTGGACGGTTGTACTGCTACTTTCTCAATTCCCGGTTTGGGCAGACTCCGGATTTGAGGAAAGTCGTTATCCATCGATTGCAAAAGCAATTCATGCGAGTCTTTTGCCTGACAAAAAATCCATTCGTATTGATTGGGATTCACCCAAACAAGAAGGCGAAATCATCGTTGCCAGATCCAATGTAATGATTGATAGCCCAGACAAACTCTACATTGCTGATTCACTTGGCCGTTACAAAGCTTCCGGTCCTAATGCAACTCGTTTATACTTTGATTATAATTTAAAACCTGGAACATACTATTACGCGATTGTGATGGTTTCCGATGTTCGAAAACGAGAAGTCAAACTATTTGCCAATCAAAACTATACGATTATCCCTGTCACCATTGCAGAAGAAAATGGAACACCTGTTGTAGGGCAAAATCCAGATTTCCCTGCTTTCCCACAAGATACTAATATCCAATCTATGGTGGGGGGAGTATCTGGAATCACAGCTAATATCGAAAAACGATTCATTCGATTGAATTGGAATCCACCACAAGGTGCCACTGCGGGAAGGACTATTTACACTGTCTATCGTTCCAACTCACCACTAACAAGTCTTCCACTGATGCAGAAAGCAGATAAACTCTCGGAGCTCACACATCCGACTACTTCCTTTTTGGACCAAGACCTAAGTAAATCACAAACATTGTATTATGGTGTTTCTGTGAAACAAATGGGTAGTGAAGAAACACTACCACTAGAAGATAAAAAATCGACATTACGTGTTTTTTATATCAAACAATCTGATAAAGCAAATGCAGAAGTAATTGTTGAAGAAACTCCTAAAAAAGACAACCCTGAAGTTGCATCTAATGAAGTGAAACCAAACTTAACAGGGGCTTTACATGTGCGAGGATTAGGGTATGAACGTGTTGGTAAAGGAGCAGTGATCAGTTGGTTAAGTCCAGAAGCTGCTGATGAAACAACAATTTATACTCTGTATGCTTCCATACGTCCTCTAAACCAAGGTGCATCCTCTTTTAACCAAGGAACGGTCGTTAAAGTTGCAACTGTTGTTCATCCAAAAACAAATTTTTTCATCAAAGAACTAAAAGAAATTGATGAATTGTATTTTGGTGTGACTGCAAAATCAAGTTCCGTTCCTGAAGATTATAATTTAAAAGAAAACGTATCTTATTTTAAATATGATTTTTCTAAAGATAATCTTCCAAAAGATGAACCAGATATTGTAGCGGAATCAAAACCTAAAAAAGAACCTGAAAAATCTGAAATTTATAAAAATGAACATGCTGTAACTCCAACTGAGTTGACTCCTCCAAAAGAAAATTTTGAGCCAGTAAATGATTTTAAACAAGAAACTCAAGCAACAGTCACCTATGATTTAGGACAAACAGAGTTAAATCGAATCATCAAAGAAACGGTGATCCAAAAGAAATTTGAAACAGCCGTATATCGATTAGAAGAATATTTAAAATATGAAACTAGTTCTTACTTAAGGGGAAAAGCAATGTTCTTCCTTGGCGTTAGTGCGTTAAAAACCGGTGATACCAAAAAGGCTTTAAAGTGTTTTTTGAAAAAGGAAACCAAATCCTATTCTCCATCAAGAGTTGAATTTTGGACGAATCAAACCCTAAATCAAGTGGGTAGAGGTAATTTATGAGTCGAGTGATTGTATCCTTAGCAGGTTTGTTATTTATTGTAGCTGGACTCTCCACTGCCTATTACCAAACCAATATTTCTGCAAAAGAAGACCAGTCTCAATTGGTTTTAGAGAAAATTGCAGAAGGGGAAGAGTATTTAAAGCAAACTAATCCACATAGCAGAGAAAAGGCGATAGTTATCTTTTCTGAATTAGCTGGAAAACAAGGTTTGGAAAAATATGAATTTCAAATTAAGTACAACCAAGCGAGAGCCTTGGAAAAAAATTTGGATTTTTATCCTGCACTAGACATCTATAAAGATCTTAAAAAAAATACAAATTGGAAACAAGAAGACAGGGATAAACTGAGTTATTCTTTAGGAAATTTACTTTTAAAAATTGGAAATGAACCAGAAGGAAAGGCTCATCTGGAATCGGTTTTACAATCTAGTTCCGACAATAAACTTCGATCCAAAACCTTCATGGCACTTGCTGACCACTATTACAAAATTGGGCAGTATGAAACGGCTCGTAAAAATTATGTTTTGTCTTTGCAGGAAGATCCTAACCATACGGAATCAAGAATAGGTTGGGGCCGTACATTACGTAAATTAGGAAAAGATTGGGCATCGTTTGATGTATTTGATGAATACATCGAAACCCAAGATGGACTTGCCGGTGCGGATGAAAAGGTAGTTGGTGAGTATAAAGACTCAGTTTTTAAAGAAGCAAAAGATAATTATACTAAAAAACAATATATCAAATCAATTGAATTGTTTCAAAAATCTTTAGCTGTGAATCCTTCTCCAAAAAAAGAAGAAGAGGCACTATATTATATTGCACTTGCTTATGATGCAATAGGAAAACAAACAGAATCACTTACATATATCAATAAGGTATTGAATAATAGTGATTATTCATTAGACCAAGCTTCACTTTATAAGAAGGGAACGATTTACTTCAGACAAGGTAAGTTTGAAAAAGCAGCCGGTATTTTCCAAACCATTGTAGACAAATACCCTAAAAACCAGATTACCGACAAGGCGATTGCATGGAAAAAAGAATCACTAGATCAATTTACTGACCACAATGATTTAGAAGATTCTGATGTATCGTCAGATTCTACATCAAATAAACCGAATTCTTATTCAGGGAAACCTGATTCGGGAAATGATTTAGAATTTTAGTTGGTTTCCATTAGAAACTCATTCGTGTGTGTATTGAATAGAGCTTCCTCTAATCCGAAAGTTTTATAAATTTCCGGAACAATATCAGCTAACGAATGAATATTTTCTGCGAAGCGGTCAGCATCCTTTCCATACAGGATGGTGGCCGCTGGGTTTTCGGTATGATTCTTTTGGCTTAAGTCTTCCATATTCCCATGATCACTGGAAACAATTAATAAATCTTCGTTTGGATTTAGATTTGTTAAAAGTCCTTTAAAAAATGCTTCTAAATTAGAAATCACTTTTTCTGCTTTTTCCCAATCCATTGCATGTCCCACTTTATCAGTTAAAAAATATTCATACAAAGTGAGTTGGTAGTTTGAAAATTGTTGGAAACACTTTGTTCCAAGTAGGTATGGGTCTCTCTTTTCTAAAAGGGGATCTCCTTCTTTTAACATATCAATTCCTAGTGTTCCCATTATTTCATGAGTGAGGTCCATATAAAGTCCTCTTTCACTACGAAGGTCCTCAAAATTTTTGAGAGGCCTACCACTGGCAAGTTGGACAAGTGTGGAAGCTGAAACAAGTTTTGGTTTTTCTTCCACATGTTTTAAGTAAGGTGGTGAAAAACAGTTTAGAAAATCACTTAGGATTCCTTTTTCATTTAAAACTTTGATGAGGGAATATTTTGCTATGATTTTTCGTAAGGTGATGGTCGGAAATCCACTGACATGACGACCTAAAACCTTGGGACCAGGAATTCCTGTCCATAATGCAGTTTGGCCCGTGGCTGATTGGGGGAGGCCAGGAACACCCATATGAGCATCCGTTTTTAGGTAATGGATATGATTGGCATTGACAGGGAGGTCAAGGTCGAATTTGGAAATCCCACCAACAGGTGCTAAAAAACCTTTTGCAAAACGGCTAAATGGATTGGTTTTTGGATCATAGTTTGCGATCCCAACTCCATCCAAAAATACATAAAAAATCATTCCTTTCCTTAGACCGATTGGTTTTTGCCTAGTGACAACCCGATAATAAGAATGATGAAACGAAATTTCGGAAACCTGTCTATTCTTTTTGGTCTCATTTCCGTTTCGTTATTTGTTACCTTCCTTTTTTACGGTTATTTTGAATGGATTCGTCCCATCCAAAGGAAAACAAATTTGATCACCGCTCTTTTGCGGTATGATGAAAATAGAACCAATGATTATTTGAATACAATTGAGTTTTTTGTTCGTGACTCAGAATTACCCTACCGTGCAAGTAAAGTCACACAACAAATTCAAAAATCCCTACATTTAGATTATGTACGCTTATATGATGATTCTTTACGTTTGATACATAGTACAAATGAAACCAATGAAATTTTTCAGGAAGAATTGAGACAAGACCCATCTGGATTATTGGAAGGTAAAATTAAAATTTTATCTAACGGTGATTATGTGTATCGGGTCAACACAGGAAAATTTTTCATTGTATTCCCAAAATTTAATTTTTCGCATGGATTTGTTCAAAATCCAAATTTAGAATATGGATATTTATATTGGGTATTCCAACCGAATACTCAAAAAATCTTATATACCAATGATGAATCAATTCTTTCTGGAGATCGTGAAAGTAACGAATTATTAGGTTTGTTCCAAGGGAAAGAAGGTCAGGAAATCACTTGGCAAATCGACGGTGAATTTTCTAAATTATTGTTAGAAACAAAGGATCAGTTTTCCATTTATTTGTTAAGGCAAGCAGATTCGGAAATTGAAGAAATTCGTTATGGTTGTTTTATCCTGTTTCTCATTACCTTTACTGGCTTATTTTATATACATTTTGTTTGGATGGTTGTTCATTTCGAACATTTTCATTTCAAAAAACGGATTGTCATACCAATACTTGTGTATTTGGTTCTCCTAGTCTTTTACCAAAAAAGTTGGGAATTATTCCCAGACTATCGATATTACAAACCTTGGACCAAACACCGACTGAATCAACTTGAAGATACATTGATTGGTCTTGAAAAAAATATTCGGTCGAATTACTTAAATCATACGAATGGATTTGGGATCAGTGAATCGGTAATTTCTGAAATATATGAATGGAATATGGATCAGGTTGATGTTACTCTCCAAAATCGATTTGGTTCTGAAATTTTTCTCTTATTGCAAAA contains:
- a CDS encoding metalloenzyme, whose product is MIFYVFLDGVGIANYDPKTNPFSRFAKGFLAPVGGISKFDLDLPVNANHIHYLKTDAHMGVPGLPQSATGQTALWTGIPGPKVLGRHVSGFPTITLRKIIAKYSLIKVLNEKGILSDFLNCFSPPYLKHVEEKPKLVSASTLVQLASGRPLKNFEDLRSERGLYMDLTHEIMGTLGIDMLKEGDPLLEKRDPYLLGTKCFQQFSNYQLTLYEYFLTDKVGHAMDWEKAEKVISNLEAFFKGLLTNLNPNEDLLIVSSDHGNMEDLSQKNHTENPAATILYGKDADRFAENIHSLADIVPEIYKTFGLEEALFNTHTNEFLMETN
- a CDS encoding UvrD-helicase domain-containing protein, with the translated sequence MWSLEQKEIITSKNSIIQVIAGAGSGKTATMIGLLEEREKNQTIPPEKTLIVTFTKKATKEFKERCEKKGLSHLYHISTFHSFCYDSLKHSRFQKNWSKCKLLPDSKKWEMTKRFLEPNRELIGGIPFSILIKQNGKYLRNLSTEIYENYITSFQNWKRDHHYFEFDDLIQDFLDFLKTEDSRTVKEKWKSLIIDEFQDTDEQQLEIIKRMEFETITVVGDDWQAIYGFRGATPKPFLEFPNHFPNVIQYKLPTNYRSTNTIIQKSLLPIRLNKNKISKKTISFRKEKGFFHLEVKKENDPFLETIWKKYHSIDSESVLLTRSNFRKIEWIQVGVPNQQVMTIHSAKGLEFKTVIVDLCQGWSEDLSSIDLEEERRILYVALSRAKDNLIVLINQTSDPKSLCDRLSEEFSLWNKLRNRTLRWIRLW
- a CDS encoding tetratricopeptide repeat protein, which gives rise to MKFSIHLWTVVLLLSQFPVWADSGFEESRYPSIAKAIHASLLPDKKSIRIDWDSPKQEGEIIVARSNVMIDSPDKLYIADSLGRYKASGPNATRLYFDYNLKPGTYYYAIVMVSDVRKREVKLFANQNYTIIPVTIAEENGTPVVGQNPDFPAFPQDTNIQSMVGGVSGITANIEKRFIRLNWNPPQGATAGRTIYTVYRSNSPLTSLPLMQKADKLSELTHPTTSFLDQDLSKSQTLYYGVSVKQMGSEETLPLEDKKSTLRVFYIKQSDKANAEVIVEETPKKDNPEVASNEVKPNLTGALHVRGLGYERVGKGAVISWLSPEAADETTIYTLYASIRPLNQGASSFNQGTVVKVATVVHPKTNFFIKELKEIDELYFGVTAKSSSVPEDYNLKENVSYFKYDFSKDNLPKDEPDIVAESKPKKEPEKSEIYKNEHAVTPTELTPPKENFEPVNDFKQETQATVTYDLGQTELNRIIKETVIQKKFETAVYRLEEYLKYETSSYLRGKAMFFLGVSALKTGDTKKALKCFLKKETKSYSPSRVEFWTNQTLNQVGRGNL
- a CDS encoding SAM-dependent methyltransferase; translated protein: MSETEYYRSQTYQEYLLSSHRREVCPPEDVYAFFNWKGLTNLVDFGSGLGFYFQDFRKWFPNVWIWAAECQQDIIDRILRRKLMEGIEQLTPFYMDQSDHPLLPEWVPVPEIIFASLSLSTFPNPGLAMDGLIRSMKAGGRLFIVDWSKTESGFGPKINEKISMDKMKFLAEEYKLEVVKSGRISEHFYGMEVRASSHFIYGYYDLKEEEDEDSAVFKI
- a CDS encoding tetratricopeptide repeat protein, translating into MSRVIVSLAGLLFIVAGLSTAYYQTNISAKEDQSQLVLEKIAEGEEYLKQTNPHSREKAIVIFSELAGKQGLEKYEFQIKYNQARALEKNLDFYPALDIYKDLKKNTNWKQEDRDKLSYSLGNLLLKIGNEPEGKAHLESVLQSSSDNKLRSKTFMALADHYYKIGQYETARKNYVLSLQEDPNHTESRIGWGRTLRKLGKDWASFDVFDEYIETQDGLAGADEKVVGEYKDSVFKEAKDNYTKKQYIKSIELFQKSLAVNPSPKKEEEALYYIALAYDAIGKQTESLTYINKVLNNSDYSLDQASLYKKGTIYFRQGKFEKAAGIFQTIVDKYPKNQITDKAIAWKKESLDQFTDHNDLEDSDVSSDSTSNKPNSYSGKPDSGNDLEF